The proteins below are encoded in one region of Populus alba chromosome 2, ASM523922v2, whole genome shotgun sequence:
- the LOC118044452 gene encoding probable inactive purple acid phosphatase 29 isoform X5 produces MAETLSTCSDLNTSAFVERMIQAEKPDFIVFTGDNIFGFDATDAAKSLSAAFQPAIASNIPWAAILGNHDQESTLSREGVMKHIAGLKNTLSQVNPAEVHIIDGFGNYNLEIGGVKGSRFENKSALNLYFLDSGDYSTVPAITGYGWIKPSQQLWFQRTSAKLRRAYTRQPEAQKGPAPGLVYFHIPLPEFASFDSSNFTGVRQEGISSASVNSGFFTTMVEAGDVKAVFTGHDHLNDFCGALTGIQLCYAGGFGYHAYGKAGWSRRARVVLASLEKTEQGSWGAVKSIKTWKRLDDEHLTTVDGQVLWSKSHAGARRKKQVGSPE; encoded by the exons ATGGCCGAAACTCTGTCTACTTGCTCTGACCTCAACACCTCTGCCTTTGTTGAGCGCATGATTCAAGCTGAGAAGcctgattttattgttttcactg GGGATAACATTTTTGGCTTTGATGCCACGGATGCTGCAAAATCACTGAGTGCTGCCTTTCAGCCTGCAATTGCATCAAACATCCCGTGGGCTGCTATTTTGGGGAACCATGACCAAGAATCCACTTTGTCAAGGGAAGGGGTTATGAAACATATTGCTGGCCTTAAGAATACTCTCTCTCAAGTCAATCCTGCGGAGGTACACATCATTGATGGTTTTGGGAACTATAACCTGGAGATTGGCGGGGTTAAAGGTTCacgatttgaaaataaatcagCTCTTAATCTTTATTTCCTTGATAGCGGAGACTACTCCACAGTTCCGGCAATCACTGGCTATGGTTGGATTAAACCCTCTCAGCAGCTTTGGTTCCAACGCACCTCTGCGAAGCTTCGG AGAGCATACACGAGACAGCCAGAGGCTCAGAAAGGACCTGCACCTGGGCTGGTGTACTTTCACATCCCATTGCCCGAGTTTGCTAGTTTTGATTCATCAAACTTCACAGGAGTGAGACAAGAAGGCATTAGCTCTGCTTCTGTGAACTCGGGCTTCTTCACAACCATGGTAGAAGCTGGGGATGTGAAAGCTGTTTTCACCGGACATGATCATCTCAATGACTTCTGTGGTGCGCTTACTGGTATACAACTTTGTTATGCTGGGGGTTTTGGATACCATGCCTATGGGAAGGCAGGGTGGTCAAGGAGGGCGAGGGTGGTGTTGGCATCTTTGGAAAAGACAGAGCAAGGAAGTTGGGGAGCTGTCAAGTCTATCAAAACATGGAAGCGCCTAGATGATGAACACCTTACCACTGTAGATGGTCAGGTCCTTTGGAGCAAGAGCCATGCAG GAGCCCGTAGAAAGAAACAGGTTGGCAGCCCTGAGTAA